In a genomic window of Chryseobacterium sp. G0162:
- a CDS encoding dihydrofolate reductase, with protein MTTIVVAMGEKNEIGFENQLLWHLPKDLKHFKDLTSGHPIIMGRKTYESIGKPLPNRTNIVVSRKKDWFEEGILIVGSLKEAMKFAKKIDEEVFVIGGGNIYEQTMDIVDKLEVTLVKADLEADTFFPKIDAKIWKKTNEVCHEKDEKNGYDFCFQTFERIKKEG; from the coding sequence ATGACAACAATAGTGGTGGCAATGGGAGAGAAGAACGAGATTGGTTTTGAAAACCAGTTGCTTTGGCATCTTCCAAAAGATTTAAAACATTTTAAGGACCTTACTTCAGGGCATCCGATTATCATGGGAAGAAAAACGTATGAGAGTATTGGAAAACCACTTCCTAACCGTACCAATATTGTTGTTTCAAGAAAGAAAGATTGGTTTGAAGAAGGGATTCTTATCGTAGGAAGTCTTAAAGAAGCTATGAAGTTTGCTAAGAAGATTGATGAAGAGGTTTTTGTTATTGGAGGCGGAAATATTTATGAGCAAACGATGGATATTGTGGATAAACTTGAGGTAACTCTGGTAAAAGCCGATCTTGAAGCAGACACTTTCTTCCCGAAAATTGATGCGAAAATATGGAAAAAAACAAATGAAGTATGCCATGAAAAAGACGAAAAAAATGGCTATGATTTTTGTTTCCAAACGTTTGAAAGAATCAAGAAAGAAGGATAA
- a CDS encoding tetratricopeptide repeat protein encodes MNKNIKIAVAALLILLGLYMMIFTRNLGWGIVIFLLAAFPILLYFKNEYILLAFWQLRKQNMEKAAVWLSKITDYKGQLHKTQYGYFHYLLGLTQAQDHPTKVEPLMKKALEYGLNMKHDRAMATLNLAASAISKGRKQEGQKLLEEAKRLDSAGMMTDQIKMMKDQLKMPTMQKHMHNPNMRQRGKF; translated from the coding sequence ATGAATAAGAACATAAAAATTGCAGTAGCAGCACTTCTTATCCTTCTGGGACTTTATATGATGATTTTCACAAGAAATCTTGGATGGGGGATTGTTATTTTTCTTTTGGCTGCATTTCCCATTTTACTTTACTTTAAAAACGAGTATATTCTTTTGGCATTCTGGCAATTGAGAAAACAGAATATGGAAAAAGCTGCAGTATGGTTATCAAAAATTACCGACTATAAAGGACAACTTCATAAAACTCAATACGGATACTTCCATTATTTATTAGGCTTAACTCAAGCTCAGGATCATCCTACAAAAGTGGAACCTTTAATGAAAAAAGCTTTGGAGTACGGTTTGAATATGAAGCATGACAGAGCAATGGCTACTTTAAACCTTGCCGCATCTGCAATTTCTAAAGGAAGAAAGCAGGAAGGGCAAAAATTGCTGGAAGAAGCTAAAAGACTAGACAGTGCAGGAATGATGACCGATCAAATCAAAATGATGAAAGATCAGTTGAAAATGCCAACTATGCAGAAACATATGCATAATCCTAATATGAGACAGAGAGGTAAGTTCTAG
- a CDS encoding LemA family protein encodes MKNKGCLGAGTIGIALLIIVAVLFFWGKSGYNSFVNKEQTVNAKWSNVETVYQKRANLIPNLERTVKSYSKFEQETLTQVVEARSKATSINIDPTNMTEADLAKFQAAQGELSGALSRLMAVVESYPNLKADQQYINFQREYTAIENSIRTETVYYNDAAKDYNTSIKTFPNNILANFTNFKEKPYFKADAGAQKAPEVFK; translated from the coding sequence ATGAAAAATAAAGGATGTCTGGGCGCCGGAACTATTGGTATCGCCCTCCTTATTATTGTTGCCGTCCTATTCTTCTGGGGAAAAAGCGGATATAACAGCTTTGTCAACAAAGAACAGACCGTTAACGCAAAATGGTCTAATGTAGAGACCGTATATCAGAAAAGAGCCAATCTTATTCCTAATCTGGAAAGAACTGTAAAATCGTATTCAAAATTTGAGCAGGAAACTTTAACTCAGGTTGTGGAAGCGCGTTCTAAAGCGACGTCTATCAACATTGATCCTACCAATATGACGGAAGCAGATCTTGCGAAGTTCCAGGCAGCACAGGGAGAATTATCCGGTGCATTAAGCAGATTAATGGCTGTGGTAGAGTCTTATCCTAACTTAAAGGCAGATCAGCAGTATATCAACTTCCAGAGAGAGTATACCGCAATTGAAAACAGCATCAGAACAGAAACTGTTTATTATAACGATGCTGCTAAGGATTACAACACCTCTATCAAGACTTTTCCCAATAATATTTTGGCGAATTTCACCAACTTTAAAGAAAAACCTTATTTCAAGGCTGATGCAGGTGCTCAGAAAGCCCCTGAAGTATTCAAATAA
- a CDS encoding TPM domain-containing protein, with amino-acid sequence MGNFLTNQQIASLVEAIQSAEDHSTGEIRVHIDSNTENRDAKTAFKVFKELCMDKTTDRNAVLFHVNFEKKYLTIIGDVGIHAKVNQSYWDHLHDYITSEFAKGNYYKALKSAILETGLELKKYFPVEGENPNQLPNEITFS; translated from the coding sequence ATGGGTAATTTCCTTACAAATCAACAGATCGCTTCCCTTGTGGAAGCGATTCAGTCAGCAGAAGACCATTCTACAGGCGAGATCAGGGTACATATCGACTCTAATACGGAAAACCGTGATGCTAAAACAGCATTCAAAGTTTTCAAAGAACTGTGTATGGATAAAACTACTGATAGGAATGCTGTGCTTTTTCATGTCAATTTTGAAAAAAAATACCTCACCATTATCGGAGATGTAGGGATTCATGCAAAAGTAAATCAATCGTATTGGGATCATCTGCATGACTATATCACCTCTGAATTTGCCAAAGGAAATTATTATAAGGCCCTGAAAAGTGCTATTCTTGAAACAGGTCTTGAACTTAAAAAATATTTTCCTGTAGAAGGAGAAAATCCAAACCAACTTCCGAATGAAATTACATTCTCTTAA